A portion of the Caenorhabditis elegans chromosome III genome contains these proteins:
- the unc-103 gene encoding Cyclic nucleotide-binding domain-containing protein (Confirmed by transcript evidence), with protein MVRTRSKRKLTQLIISNGYIQVLSLGADVLPEYKLQPTRIHHCTIVHYSPFKAVWDWIILLLVIYTAVFTPYVAAFLLRELQDTAKKSRFTEPLEIVDLIVDIMFIVDIIINFRTTYVNENDEVVSDPGKIATHYFKGWFIIDMVAAVPFDLLLVSTNSDETTTLIGLLKTARLLRLVRVARKLDRYSEYGAAVLLLLMATFALIAHWLACIWYAIGSAELSHKEYTWLHQLSKQLAQPYTSTNGTIPTGGPTLKSRYVTSLYFTLSTITSIGFGNVSATTDSEKIFTIIMMILGSLMYASVFGNVSAIIQRLYSGTARYHTEMSRLREFIRFHQIPNPLRQRLEEYFQHAWSYTNGIDMNLVLKGFPDCLQADICLHLNRNLLSGCAAFAGSTPGCLRALSMRFRTTHSPPGDTLVHRGDILTGLYFIARGSVEILNDDNTVMGILGKDDIFGENPLLYDEVGKSSCNVRALTYCDLHKILRDDLLDVLDMYPEFAETFCKNLTITYNLRDDAQSLRKKFDRHKLLRMSSSMNKDRYTTPPDGDHGNAAVRRSAESVSRCDSNPIDRRQSAGSRNRSDDYEERRANMFGRRLESIESQMERMQNKFNSDMETLIKLVKEQSIIRNNGSSNEEPNARYRPNNYISSAIRLPNGGGGGVVDEMRVSRLSSHEPPTPTQETDTIL; from the exons ATGGTTCGAACCCGTTCGAAACGGAAATTAACTCAACTTATCATCTCCAATGGGTATATACAG gttCTATCACTTGGCGCCGATGTTCTGCCAGAGTACAAACTGCAGCCAACTAGGATACATCACTGCACAATTGTACATTACAG TCCGTTCAAAGCAGTATGGGATTGGATAATTCTGTTACTTGTAATATATACGGCTGTATTTACACCGTATGTGGCCGCATTTCTACTCCGTGAACTACAGGACACAGCCAAAAAATCACGGTTTACGGAACCACtggaaattgtcgatttgatTGTTGATATCATGTTTATTGTtgatattattattaattttcgaacCACATATGTCAATGAGAATGATGAG GTGGTGTCGGATCCAGGAAAAATTGCCACGCATTACTTCAAAGGATGGTTCATCATCGATATGGTCGCTGCAGTACCATTCGATTTATTGCTTGTCAGTACAAACAGTGATGAG ACAACAACACTTATCGGGTTGCTAAAAACTGCTCGTTTATTACGATTGGTACGGGTCGCCAGAAAACTGGATAGGTATTCGGAATACGGTGCTGCTGTTTTACTACTTCTTATGGCTACATTTGCACTTATAGCACATTGGTTGGCATGTATATG gtATGCAATTGGTAGTGCAGAATTATCACATAAAGAGTACACATGGTTGCATCAGTTAT CCAAGCAACTTGCACAACCTTACACATCAACAAATGGTACAATACCAACCGGTGGTCCAACGTTAAAAAGTCGATACGTAACATCACTCTATTTTACATTATCCACAATTACATCTATCGGTTTCGGAAATGTATCGGCGACGACAGACTCTGAGAAGATCTTCACAATTATCATGATGATTCTCGGTTCTTTGATGTACGCCTCTGTGTTCGGTAATGTATCGGCGATTATTCAGAGGTTGTACTCGGGAACTGCAAGATATCATACGGAGATGTCAAGGCTCAGAGAATTTATCCGATTTCACCAG aTCCCAAATCCTCTACGACAACGATTAGAGGAATACTTCCAACATGCATGGTCCTACACCAACGGAATTGACATGAATTTGGTTTTGAAGGGGTTTCCCGACTGCCTTCAAGCTGATATTTGTCTTCATTTGAATAGGAATCTGTTGAGTGGTTGTGCAGCATTTGCAGGCAGCACACCCGGATGTCTCAGAGCACTTTCGATGAG GTTTCGAACGACACATTCACCGCCGGGAGATACTCTGGTACATCGTGGAGATATTTTAACGGGATTGTACTTCATCGCGAGAGGAAGTGTAGAAATATTGAATGATGATAACACGGTTATGGGGATTTTGG gcaaaGATGACATATTTGGAGAGAATCCCCTATTATATGACGAAGTTGGCAAATCATCATGTAATGTGAGGGCGCTCACCTATTGTGATCTGCATAAAATATTGAG AGACGACCTCCTCGATGTACTTGACATGTATCCCGAGTTTGCTGAAACATTTTGCAAGAATCTCACGATAACATACAATTTGAGAGATGATGCTCAAAGTCTTCGCAAGAAATTCGATCGTCATAAATTGCTTCGAATGTCATCATCAATGAACAAAGATCGGTATACAACACCTCCAGATGGGGATCATGGAAATGCGGCTGTTAGAAGAAGTGCTGAATCAGTTTCTCGATGTGATTCAAATCCCATCGATAGGAGGCAGTCAGCCGGATCGAGGA accgaTCAGATGATTATGAAGAACGAAGGGCAAACATGTTTGGAAGGAGGCTTGAATCAATTGAAAG cCAAATGGAACGAATGCAGAACAAGTTTAATAGTGATATGGAGACATTGATCAAACTTGTAAAAGAGCAATCGATAATCCGAAACAATGGATCATCAAATGAAG AGCCCAATGCCCGTTACCGTCCGAACAACTACATATCGTCAGCGATACGTCTTCCGaatggaggtggtggtggagttGTCGATGAGATGAGAGTCTCGAGGCTCTCATCACACGAGCCACCAACACCCACACAAGAAACTGATACTATTCTATAA
- the unc-103 gene encoding Cyclic nucleotide-binding domain-containing protein (Confirmed by transcript evidence) has translation MVRTRSKRKLTQLIISNGYIQVLSLGADVLPEYKLQPTRIHHCTIVHYSPFKAVWDWIILLLVIYTAVFTPYVAAFLLRELQDTAKKSRFTEPLEIVDLIVDIMFIVDIIINFRTTYVNENDEACQVVSDPGKIATHYFKGWFIIDMVAAVPFDLLLVSTNSDETTTLIGLLKTARLLRLVRVARKLDRYSEYGAAVLLLLMATFALIAHWLACIWYAIGSAELSHKEYTWLHQLSKQLAQPYTSTNGTIPTGGPTLKSRYVTSLYFTLSTITSIGFGNVSATTDSEKIFTIIMMILGSLMYASVFGNVSAIIQRLYSGTARYHTEMSRLREFIRFHQIPNPLRQRLEEYFQHAWSYTNGIDMNLVLKGFPDCLQADICLHLNRNLLSGCAAFAGSTPGCLRALSMRFRTTHSPPGDTLVHRGDILTGLYFIARGSVEILNDDNTVMGILGKDDIFGENPLLYDEVGKSSCNVRALTYCDLHKILRDDLLDVLDMYPEFAETFCKNLTITYNLRDDAQSLRKKFDRHKLLRMSSSMNKDRYTTPPDGDHGNAAVRRSAESVSRCDSNPIDRRQSAGSRSSSRCSPPHAALTATRSEATPLLRRSTNHHEEDDALFDDIRAFARGNTVTMSPTVAGNSVSPTTAIHNDGIHSQQLSDRSDDYEERRANMFGRRLESIESQMERMQNKFNSDMETLIKLVKEQSIIRNNGSSNEEPNARYRPNNYISSAIRLPNGGGGGVVDEMRVSRLSSHEPPTPTQETDTIL, from the exons ATGGTTCGAACCCGTTCGAAACGGAAATTAACTCAACTTATCATCTCCAATGGGTATATACAG gttCTATCACTTGGCGCCGATGTTCTGCCAGAGTACAAACTGCAGCCAACTAGGATACATCACTGCACAATTGTACATTACAG TCCGTTCAAAGCAGTATGGGATTGGATAATTCTGTTACTTGTAATATATACGGCTGTATTTACACCGTATGTGGCCGCATTTCTACTCCGTGAACTACAGGACACAGCCAAAAAATCACGGTTTACGGAACCACtggaaattgtcgatttgatTGTTGATATCATGTTTATTGTtgatattattattaattttcgaacCACATATGTCAATGAGAATGATGAG GCGTGTCAGGTGGTGTCGGATCCAGGAAAAATTGCCACGCATTACTTCAAAGGATGGTTCATCATCGATATGGTCGCTGCAGTACCATTCGATTTATTGCTTGTCAGTACAAACAGTGATGAG ACAACAACACTTATCGGGTTGCTAAAAACTGCTCGTTTATTACGATTGGTACGGGTCGCCAGAAAACTGGATAGGTATTCGGAATACGGTGCTGCTGTTTTACTACTTCTTATGGCTACATTTGCACTTATAGCACATTGGTTGGCATGTATATG gtATGCAATTGGTAGTGCAGAATTATCACATAAAGAGTACACATGGTTGCATCAGTTAT CCAAGCAACTTGCACAACCTTACACATCAACAAATGGTACAATACCAACCGGTGGTCCAACGTTAAAAAGTCGATACGTAACATCACTCTATTTTACATTATCCACAATTACATCTATCGGTTTCGGAAATGTATCGGCGACGACAGACTCTGAGAAGATCTTCACAATTATCATGATGATTCTCGGTTCTTTGATGTACGCCTCTGTGTTCGGTAATGTATCGGCGATTATTCAGAGGTTGTACTCGGGAACTGCAAGATATCATACGGAGATGTCAAGGCTCAGAGAATTTATCCGATTTCACCAG aTCCCAAATCCTCTACGACAACGATTAGAGGAATACTTCCAACATGCATGGTCCTACACCAACGGAATTGACATGAATTTGGTTTTGAAGGGGTTTCCCGACTGCCTTCAAGCTGATATTTGTCTTCATTTGAATAGGAATCTGTTGAGTGGTTGTGCAGCATTTGCAGGCAGCACACCCGGATGTCTCAGAGCACTTTCGATGAG GTTTCGAACGACACATTCACCGCCGGGAGATACTCTGGTACATCGTGGAGATATTTTAACGGGATTGTACTTCATCGCGAGAGGAAGTGTAGAAATATTGAATGATGATAACACGGTTATGGGGATTTTGG gcaaaGATGACATATTTGGAGAGAATCCCCTATTATATGACGAAGTTGGCAAATCATCATGTAATGTGAGGGCGCTCACCTATTGTGATCTGCATAAAATATTGAG AGACGACCTCCTCGATGTACTTGACATGTATCCCGAGTTTGCTGAAACATTTTGCAAGAATCTCACGATAACATACAATTTGAGAGATGATGCTCAAAGTCTTCGCAAGAAATTCGATCGTCATAAATTGCTTCGAATGTCATCATCAATGAACAAAGATCGGTATACAACACCTCCAGATGGGGATCATGGAAATGCGGCTGTTAGAAGAAGTGCTGAATCAGTTTCTCGATGTGATTCAAATCCCATCGATAGGAGGCAGTCAGCCGGATCGAGGA GCTCGTCTCGTTGCTCACCCCCACACGCTGCTCTCACTGCAACCCGATCTGAAGCTACTCCATTACTCCGAAGATCGACGAATCATCATGAGGAAGATGACGCATTGTTTGATGATATCAGAGCATTTGCACGTGGAAATACAGTAACAATGTCTCCAACGGTTGCTGGTAATTCAGTGTCTCCAACAACGGCAATTCATAATGATGGGATACATTCACAGCAATTGAGCG accgaTCAGATGATTATGAAGAACGAAGGGCAAACATGTTTGGAAGGAGGCTTGAATCAATTGAAAG cCAAATGGAACGAATGCAGAACAAGTTTAATAGTGATATGGAGACATTGATCAAACTTGTAAAAGAGCAATCGATAATCCGAAACAATGGATCATCAAATGAAG AGCCCAATGCCCGTTACCGTCCGAACAACTACATATCGTCAGCGATACGTCTTCCGaatggaggtggtggtggagttGTCGATGAGATGAGAGTCTCGAGGCTCTCATCACACGAGCCACCAACACCCACACAAGAAACTGATACTATTCTATAA
- the unc-103 gene encoding Cyclic nucleotide-binding domain-containing protein (Confirmed by transcript evidence), producing MVRTRSKRKLTQLIISNGYIQVLSLGADVLPEYKLQPTRIHHCTIVHYSPFKAVWDWIILLLVIYTAVFTPYVAAFLLRELQDTAKKSRFTEPLEIVDLIVDIMFIVDIIINFRTTYVNENDEACQVVSDPGKIATHYFKGWFIIDMVAAVPFDLLLVSTNSDETTTLIGLLKTARLLRLVRVARKLDRYSEYGAAVLLLLMATFALIAHWLACIWYAIGSAELSHKEYTWLHQLSKQLAQPYTSTNGTIPTGGPTLKSRYVTSLYFTLSTITSIGFGNVSATTDSEKIFTIIMMILGSLMYASVFGNVSAIIQRLYSGTARYHTEMSRLREFIRFHQIPNPLRQRLEEYFQHAWSYTNGIDMNLVLKGFPDCLQADICLHLNRNLLSGCAAFAGSTPGCLRALSMRFRTTHSPPGDTLVHRGDILTGLYFIARGSVEILNDDNTVMGILGKDDIFGENPLLYDEVGKSSCNVRALTYCDLHKILRDDLLDVLDMYPEFAETFCKNLTITYNLRDDAQSLRKKFDRHKLLRMSSSMNKDRYTTPPDGDHGNAAVRRSAESVSRCDSNPIDRRQSAGSRNRSDDYEERRANMFGRRLESIESQMERMQNKFNSDMETLIKLVKEQSIIRNNGSSNEEPNARYRPNNYISSAIRLPNGGGGGVVDEMRVSRLSSHEPPTPTQETDTIL from the exons ATGGTTCGAACCCGTTCGAAACGGAAATTAACTCAACTTATCATCTCCAATGGGTATATACAG gttCTATCACTTGGCGCCGATGTTCTGCCAGAGTACAAACTGCAGCCAACTAGGATACATCACTGCACAATTGTACATTACAG TCCGTTCAAAGCAGTATGGGATTGGATAATTCTGTTACTTGTAATATATACGGCTGTATTTACACCGTATGTGGCCGCATTTCTACTCCGTGAACTACAGGACACAGCCAAAAAATCACGGTTTACGGAACCACtggaaattgtcgatttgatTGTTGATATCATGTTTATTGTtgatattattattaattttcgaacCACATATGTCAATGAGAATGATGAG GCGTGTCAGGTGGTGTCGGATCCAGGAAAAATTGCCACGCATTACTTCAAAGGATGGTTCATCATCGATATGGTCGCTGCAGTACCATTCGATTTATTGCTTGTCAGTACAAACAGTGATGAG ACAACAACACTTATCGGGTTGCTAAAAACTGCTCGTTTATTACGATTGGTACGGGTCGCCAGAAAACTGGATAGGTATTCGGAATACGGTGCTGCTGTTTTACTACTTCTTATGGCTACATTTGCACTTATAGCACATTGGTTGGCATGTATATG gtATGCAATTGGTAGTGCAGAATTATCACATAAAGAGTACACATGGTTGCATCAGTTAT CCAAGCAACTTGCACAACCTTACACATCAACAAATGGTACAATACCAACCGGTGGTCCAACGTTAAAAAGTCGATACGTAACATCACTCTATTTTACATTATCCACAATTACATCTATCGGTTTCGGAAATGTATCGGCGACGACAGACTCTGAGAAGATCTTCACAATTATCATGATGATTCTCGGTTCTTTGATGTACGCCTCTGTGTTCGGTAATGTATCGGCGATTATTCAGAGGTTGTACTCGGGAACTGCAAGATATCATACGGAGATGTCAAGGCTCAGAGAATTTATCCGATTTCACCAG aTCCCAAATCCTCTACGACAACGATTAGAGGAATACTTCCAACATGCATGGTCCTACACCAACGGAATTGACATGAATTTGGTTTTGAAGGGGTTTCCCGACTGCCTTCAAGCTGATATTTGTCTTCATTTGAATAGGAATCTGTTGAGTGGTTGTGCAGCATTTGCAGGCAGCACACCCGGATGTCTCAGAGCACTTTCGATGAG GTTTCGAACGACACATTCACCGCCGGGAGATACTCTGGTACATCGTGGAGATATTTTAACGGGATTGTACTTCATCGCGAGAGGAAGTGTAGAAATATTGAATGATGATAACACGGTTATGGGGATTTTGG gcaaaGATGACATATTTGGAGAGAATCCCCTATTATATGACGAAGTTGGCAAATCATCATGTAATGTGAGGGCGCTCACCTATTGTGATCTGCATAAAATATTGAG AGACGACCTCCTCGATGTACTTGACATGTATCCCGAGTTTGCTGAAACATTTTGCAAGAATCTCACGATAACATACAATTTGAGAGATGATGCTCAAAGTCTTCGCAAGAAATTCGATCGTCATAAATTGCTTCGAATGTCATCATCAATGAACAAAGATCGGTATACAACACCTCCAGATGGGGATCATGGAAATGCGGCTGTTAGAAGAAGTGCTGAATCAGTTTCTCGATGTGATTCAAATCCCATCGATAGGAGGCAGTCAGCCGGATCGAGGA accgaTCAGATGATTATGAAGAACGAAGGGCAAACATGTTTGGAAGGAGGCTTGAATCAATTGAAAG cCAAATGGAACGAATGCAGAACAAGTTTAATAGTGATATGGAGACATTGATCAAACTTGTAAAAGAGCAATCGATAATCCGAAACAATGGATCATCAAATGAAG AGCCCAATGCCCGTTACCGTCCGAACAACTACATATCGTCAGCGATACGTCTTCCGaatggaggtggtggtggagttGTCGATGAGATGAGAGTCTCGAGGCTCTCATCACACGAGCCACCAACACCCACACAAGAAACTGATACTATTCTATAA
- the unc-103 gene encoding Cyclic nucleotide-binding domain-containing protein (Confirmed by transcript evidence), translating into MVRTRSKRKLTQLIISNGYIQVLSLGADVLPEYKLQPTRIHHCTIVHYSPFKAVWDWIILLLVIYTAVFTPYVAAFLLRELQDTAKKSRFTEPLEIVDLIVDIMFIVDIIINFRTTYVNENDEVVSDPGKIATHYFKGWFIIDMVAAVPFDLLLVSTNSDETTTLIGLLKTARLLRLVRVARKLDRYSEYGAAVLLLLMATFALIAHWLACIWYAIGSAELSHKEYTWLHQLSKQLAQPYTSTNGTIPTGGPTLKSRYVTSLYFTLSTITSIGFGNVSATTDSEKIFTIIMMILGSLMYASVFGNVSAIIQRLYSGTARYHTEMSRLREFIRFHQIPNPLRQRLEEYFQHAWSYTNGIDMNLVLKGFPDCLQADICLHLNRNLLSGCAAFAGSTPGCLRALSMRFRTTHSPPGDTLVHRGDILTGLYFIARGSVEILNDDNTVMGILGKDDIFGENPLLYDEVGKSSCNVRALTYCDLHKILRDDLLDVLDMYPEFAETFCKNLTITYNLRDDAQSLRKKFDRHKLLRMSSSMNKDRYTTPPDGDHGNAAVRRSAESVSRCDSNPIDRRQSAGSRSSSRCSPPHAALTATRSEATPLLRRSTNHHEEDDALFDDIRAFARGNTVTMSPTVAGNSVSPTTAIHNDGIHSQQLSDRSDDYEERRANMFGRRLESIESQMERMQNKFNSDMETLIKLVKEQSIIRNNGSSNEEPNARYRPNNYISSAIRLPNGGGGGVVDEMRVSRLSSHEPPTPTQETDTIL; encoded by the exons ATGGTTCGAACCCGTTCGAAACGGAAATTAACTCAACTTATCATCTCCAATGGGTATATACAG gttCTATCACTTGGCGCCGATGTTCTGCCAGAGTACAAACTGCAGCCAACTAGGATACATCACTGCACAATTGTACATTACAG TCCGTTCAAAGCAGTATGGGATTGGATAATTCTGTTACTTGTAATATATACGGCTGTATTTACACCGTATGTGGCCGCATTTCTACTCCGTGAACTACAGGACACAGCCAAAAAATCACGGTTTACGGAACCACtggaaattgtcgatttgatTGTTGATATCATGTTTATTGTtgatattattattaattttcgaacCACATATGTCAATGAGAATGATGAG GTGGTGTCGGATCCAGGAAAAATTGCCACGCATTACTTCAAAGGATGGTTCATCATCGATATGGTCGCTGCAGTACCATTCGATTTATTGCTTGTCAGTACAAACAGTGATGAG ACAACAACACTTATCGGGTTGCTAAAAACTGCTCGTTTATTACGATTGGTACGGGTCGCCAGAAAACTGGATAGGTATTCGGAATACGGTGCTGCTGTTTTACTACTTCTTATGGCTACATTTGCACTTATAGCACATTGGTTGGCATGTATATG gtATGCAATTGGTAGTGCAGAATTATCACATAAAGAGTACACATGGTTGCATCAGTTAT CCAAGCAACTTGCACAACCTTACACATCAACAAATGGTACAATACCAACCGGTGGTCCAACGTTAAAAAGTCGATACGTAACATCACTCTATTTTACATTATCCACAATTACATCTATCGGTTTCGGAAATGTATCGGCGACGACAGACTCTGAGAAGATCTTCACAATTATCATGATGATTCTCGGTTCTTTGATGTACGCCTCTGTGTTCGGTAATGTATCGGCGATTATTCAGAGGTTGTACTCGGGAACTGCAAGATATCATACGGAGATGTCAAGGCTCAGAGAATTTATCCGATTTCACCAG aTCCCAAATCCTCTACGACAACGATTAGAGGAATACTTCCAACATGCATGGTCCTACACCAACGGAATTGACATGAATTTGGTTTTGAAGGGGTTTCCCGACTGCCTTCAAGCTGATATTTGTCTTCATTTGAATAGGAATCTGTTGAGTGGTTGTGCAGCATTTGCAGGCAGCACACCCGGATGTCTCAGAGCACTTTCGATGAG GTTTCGAACGACACATTCACCGCCGGGAGATACTCTGGTACATCGTGGAGATATTTTAACGGGATTGTACTTCATCGCGAGAGGAAGTGTAGAAATATTGAATGATGATAACACGGTTATGGGGATTTTGG gcaaaGATGACATATTTGGAGAGAATCCCCTATTATATGACGAAGTTGGCAAATCATCATGTAATGTGAGGGCGCTCACCTATTGTGATCTGCATAAAATATTGAG AGACGACCTCCTCGATGTACTTGACATGTATCCCGAGTTTGCTGAAACATTTTGCAAGAATCTCACGATAACATACAATTTGAGAGATGATGCTCAAAGTCTTCGCAAGAAATTCGATCGTCATAAATTGCTTCGAATGTCATCATCAATGAACAAAGATCGGTATACAACACCTCCAGATGGGGATCATGGAAATGCGGCTGTTAGAAGAAGTGCTGAATCAGTTTCTCGATGTGATTCAAATCCCATCGATAGGAGGCAGTCAGCCGGATCGAGGA GCTCGTCTCGTTGCTCACCCCCACACGCTGCTCTCACTGCAACCCGATCTGAAGCTACTCCATTACTCCGAAGATCGACGAATCATCATGAGGAAGATGACGCATTGTTTGATGATATCAGAGCATTTGCACGTGGAAATACAGTAACAATGTCTCCAACGGTTGCTGGTAATTCAGTGTCTCCAACAACGGCAATTCATAATGATGGGATACATTCACAGCAATTGAGCG accgaTCAGATGATTATGAAGAACGAAGGGCAAACATGTTTGGAAGGAGGCTTGAATCAATTGAAAG cCAAATGGAACGAATGCAGAACAAGTTTAATAGTGATATGGAGACATTGATCAAACTTGTAAAAGAGCAATCGATAATCCGAAACAATGGATCATCAAATGAAG AGCCCAATGCCCGTTACCGTCCGAACAACTACATATCGTCAGCGATACGTCTTCCGaatggaggtggtggtggagttGTCGATGAGATGAGAGTCTCGAGGCTCTCATCACACGAGCCACCAACACCCACACAAGAAACTGATACTATTCTATAA